The following proteins are encoded in a genomic region of Rhinolophus ferrumequinum isolate MPI-CBG mRhiFer1 chromosome 17, mRhiFer1_v1.p, whole genome shotgun sequence:
- the SPCS1 gene encoding signal peptidase complex subunit 1, whose translation MLVGQLETPGWERSPYGCKERSRTGSPLRGASLSFENMLGREEEEEEEEEEEPPPAPRPAPPAQLPRRRARGPLPGRRSGPQSQARPRSRQQERQAKQAPRGSPTVRVLAEISPSPWRRGARRRPIGRGGSVQDSFGGRGRASQHPTAPTANPSRARNASTRPPRSSPQPSRAVRRTPAGSESARRLATARGGASGRPGLFETSASGAAAIALPGSAGTPGCTRYQTSFPTVPESRPPSLRCPLPARRCPPPQPVMLEQLSSLPTQMDYKGQKLAEQMFQGIILFSAIVGFIYGYVAEQFGWTVYIVMAGFAFSCLLTLPPWPIYRRHPLKWLPVQDSGTEDKKPGERRIKRHAKNN comes from the exons ATGCTGGTAGGCCAACTGGAGACTCCGGGGTGGGAGCGCTCTCCATACGGATGCAAGGAACGGTCAAGAACCGGGTCCCCTCTCCGAGGGGCTTCCCTTTCTTTTGAGAATATGCTTGGG cgggaggaggaggaggaggaagaagaggaggaggagccgcCGCCCGCGCCCCGGCCCGCCCCGCCAGCTCAGCTCCCGCGCCGCAGGGCCCGGGGCCCA CTCCCGGGCCGCCGCTCAGGCCCGCAGTCCCAAGCCCGCCCGCGGAGCCGACAGCAAGAGCGTCAAGCCAAGCAGGCGCCGCGGGGCAGCCCCACTGTCAGGGTCCTCGCCGAGATAAGCCCGTCGCCATGGAGACGGGGCGCGCGCAGGCGGCCGATAGGCCGCGGAGGCTCAGTCCAGGACAGTTTTGGGGGCCGGGGCCGCGCCTCCCAGCACCCAACAGCACCGACGGCGAACCCTTCACGGGCACGCAATGCCTCGACTCGGCCGCCACGGTCATCACCTCAGCCATCGCGGGCAGTGCGCCGGACTCCAGCCGGCTCCGAAAGCGCACGGCGGCTAGCCACGGCGCGGGGCGGGGCTTCGGGCCGCCCGGGTCTGTTTGAGACATCCGCTTCCGGGGCTGCGGCCATCGCACTGCCCGGCTCGGCGGGCACTCCTGGCTGTACCCGGTACCAGACCTCATTCCCGACGGTCCCGGAGTCGCGGCCGCCCTCGCTTCGCTGTCCCCTTCCAGCACGCCGCTGCCCGCCTCCTCAGCCAGTCATGCTGGAGCAACTGAGCTCGCTGCCGACACAAATG GATTACAAGGGCCAGAAGCTAGCTGAACAGATGTTTCAGggaattattcttttttcagCA ATAGTTGGATTTATCTATGGGTACGTGGCGGAACAGTTCGGGTGGACTGTCTATATAGTTATGGCCGGATTTGCTTTTTCGTGTTTG CTGACACTTCCTCCGTGGCCCATTTATCGGCGGCACCCCCTCAAGTGGTTACCTGTTCAAGACTCAGGCACAGAAGACAAGAAACCAGGGGAAAGAAGAATTAAGAGGCATGCTAAAAATAACTGA
- the GLT8D1 gene encoding glycosyltransferase 8 domain-containing protein 1 yields the protein MSFRKVNIVILALAVALFLLVLHHNFLGLSSLLRNEVSDSGIVGLQPIDFIPNAPQHAVDGRQEEIPVVIAASEDRLGGTIAAINSIQHNTRSSVIFYIVTLNGTADHLRSWLSSNTLKSIRYKIVIFDSKLLEGKVKEDPDQGESVKPLTFARFYLPILVPSAKKAIYMDDDVIVQGDILALYNTPLKPGHAAAFSEDCDSTSTKVVIRGAGNQYNYIGYLDYKKERIRKLSMKASTCSFNPGVFVANLTEWKRQNITNQLEKWMKLNVKEGLYSRTLAGSITTPPLLIVFYQQHSTIDPMWNVRHLGSSAGKRYSPQFVKAAKLLHWNGHFKPWGRTASYTDVWEKWYIPDPTGKFNLIRRHMEMSNIK from the exons atgTCATTCCGTAAAG TAAACATCGTCATCCTGGCCCTGGCTGTGGCTCTCTTCTTACTGGTTTTACACCATAACTTCCTCGGCCTGAGCAGTTTGCTAAGGAATGAGGTTTCAG ATTCAGGAATTGTTGGGCTTCAGCCCATAGACTTTATTCCAAATGCGCCCCAACATGCAGTAGATGGGAGGCAAGAGGAGATTCCTGTGGTCATTGCTGCATCTGAAGATAGGCTTGGTGGTACTATTGCAGCCATAAACAGCATTCAGCACAACACTCGCTCCAGTGTGATTTTCTACATTGTTACACTCAATGGTACAGCGGACCATCTCCG GTCCTGGCTCAGCAGCAATACCCTGAAAAGCATCAGGTACAAAATTGTGATTTTTGACTCTAAGCTTTTGGAAGGGAAAGTAAAGGAGGATCCTGACCAGGGGGAATCCGTAAAACCA tTAACCTTTGCAAGGTTCTACTTGCCAATTCTGGTTCCCAGCGCAAAGAAGGCCATATATATGGATGATGATGTAATTGTACAAG GTGATATTCTTGCCCTCTACAATACACCACTGAAGCCAGGACATGCAGCTGCATTTTCAGAAGACTGTGATTCAACTTCGACTAAAGTTGTCATCCGTGGAGCAGGGAACCAG TACAATTACATTGGATATCTTgactataaaaaggaaagaattcgTAAGCTTTCCATGAAAGCCAGCACCTGCTCATTTAATCCTGGAGTTTTCGTGGCAAACTTGACAGAATGGAAAAGACAGAATATAACTAACCAGCTGGAAAAATGGATGAAACTCAATGTCAA AGAGGGACTATATAGCAGAACACTGGCTGGCAGCATCACAACACCTCCTCTGCTGATCGTATTTTATCAACAGCATTCCACCATTGACCCTATGTGGAATGTCCGCCACCTTG GCTCCAGTGCTGGGAAACGATATTCACCCCAGTTTGTAAAAGCTGCTAAGCTACTCCATTGGAATGGGCATTTTAAGCCATGGGGAAGAACTGCTTCATATACTGATGTCTGGGAAAAATGGTATATTCCAGACCCAACAGGCAAATTCAACCTAATCCGAAGACATATGGAAATGTCAAATATAAAGTAA
- the GNL3 gene encoding guanine nucleotide-binding protein-like 3 — protein sequence MKRPKLKKASKRMTCHKRYKIQKKVREHHRKLRKEAKKRGHKKSRKDLGVPNSAPFKEALLREAELRKQRLEELKQQQKLDRQKEQEKKRKLDTNSDVEPSNVELVKEEFGQCNAKNKAKAGKQNPKKLYCQELKKVIEASDVVLEVLDARDPLGCRCPQVEEAIVQGGQKKLVLVLNKSDLVPKENLENWLNYLKKELPTVVFKASTNLKDKRKITKVKRKAAPFKSEVCIGKEGLWKLLRGFREMLGKAIQVGVIGFPNVGKSSIINSLKQERICNVGVSMGLTRSMQVVPLDKQITIIDGPSFIVSPLNSPTALALRSPASIEVLKPVEAASAILSQADARQVVLKFTVPDFKNSLEFFTLLAQRRGLHQKGGSPNVEGAAKLLWSEWTGGSLGYYCHPPASWILSPHFNESIVTDMMRGCNLEELGKNNAHSIQAIRGPRLASSILFQSSGLTNGIIEEKDIPEELPKQKERKQEMAEAYEGMDDDRESSNEEASAKSSDVSPARETWEVLPEESQADEQSARCDVLDGMTEEEDDAYDFSIDYV from the exons ATGAAGCGGCCGA AGTTAAAGAAAGCAAGTAAACGCATGACCTGCCATAAGCGGTATAAGATCCAAAAAAAG GTTCGAGAACACCATCGAAAATTGAGGAAGGAGGCTAAGAAACGGGGCCACAAAAAATCTAGGAAAGACCTAGGAGTTCCAAACAGTGCTCCTTTTAAGGAGGCTCTTCTTCGGGAAGCAGAGCTAAGGAAACAGCGG CTTGAAGAACTAAAACAGCAGCAGAAACTTgacaggcagaaagaacaggaaaagaaaagaaaacttgacaCTAACTCTGATGTTGAGCCATCTAATGTGGAACTTGTGAAGGAG GAATTTGGGCAGTGCAACGCTAAGAACAAAGCCAAGGCAGGCAAACAGAATCCAAAGAAGTTGTATTGTCAGGAACTCAAAAAG GTGATTGAAGCCTCAGATGTTGTGCTGGAAGTGTTGGATGCCAGAGATCCTCTTGGTTGCAGGTGTCCCCAGGTAGAAGAGGCCATTGTCCAGGGTGGACAGAAAAAGTTGGTACTTGTATTAAATAAATCAG ATTTGGTACCAAAGGAAAATTTGGAGAACTGGCTGAATTATTTGAAGAAGGAATTGCCAACAGTGGTGTTCAAAGCCTCAACAAATCTGAAGGACAAACGGAAGATAACCAAG GTAAAGAGGAAAGCTGCTCCATTCAAAAGTGAAGTCTGCATTGGGAAAGAAGGTCTTTGGAAGCTTCTTAGAGGTTTTCGGGAGATGTTGGGCAAAGCTATTCAGGTTGGAGTAATTG GTTTCCCAAATGTGGGGAAAAGCAGCATCATCAATAGCTTAAAACAAGAACGGATATGTAATGTCGGTGTATCCATGGGGCTTACAAG GAGCATGCAGGTTGTCCCCCTGGACAAACAAATCACAATCATAGATGGTCCAAGTTTCATTGTGTCTCCACTTAACTCTCCCACTGCACTTGCTCTGAGAAGTCCAGCAAGTATTGAAGTACTAAAACCAGTGGAGGCTGCCAGCGCCATCCTGTCCCAGGCTGATGCTCGACAG gtAGTACTGAAATTCACTGTCCCAGACTTCAAGAATTCTCTGGAATTTTTCACTTTGCTTGCACAGAGAAGAGGACTGCACCAAAAAGGTGGAAGCCCAAATGTAGAAGGTGCTGCCAAACTGCTGTGGTCTGAGTGGACAGG TGGCTCCTTAGGTTACTATTGCCATCCCCCTGCATCCTGGATTCTTTCTCCACATTTTAATGAGAGCATTGTGACAGACATGATGAGGGGCTGTAATCTGGAAGAACTGGGAAAGAACAATGCACACAGCATACAAG CCATCAGGGGCCCTCGTTTAGCCAGTAGCATCCTTTTCCAGTCCTCGGGTCTAACAAATGGAATAATAGAGGAAAAGGACATACCTGAAGAATTGccaaaacagaaagagaggaagcaggaaatggcGGAGGCCTACGAAGGCATGGACGATGACCGGGAAAGTTCTAATGAAGAAGCCAGT GCAAAGAGCTCAGATGTGTCCCCTGCAAGAGAGACCTGGGAGGTACTGCCTGAGGAGTCTCAAGCAG ATGAACAGTCTGCACGATGTGATGTCTTGGATGGAATGACTGAAGAGGAAGATGATGCCTACGACTTCAGTATAGACTACGTGTAA